The Planctomycetaceae bacterium nucleotide sequence CAGCACTACGGTGGCTCCGGCAGATGCCAGACCGGCGGCCATCGCTGCACCAAGGCCTTTCGAGCCTCCTGTGATGATGGCAACGTGTTCGTCCAGGCGGAACTGTTTGATGCCCGGCAGAGATTTCAGATCCGTGCTGGTAGGGTTGGTCATGCGCTGACGATTTCTATACAGACGATTTTAAACAAGATGAGTCGGGTGTCAGGATTCCGCTGAAACAGCGGCTTCAGCAGAAACTCGTGGAACATAGCTCGGTTGCAGCAGCAGCTCAATGCCACCGCATCATCACGCGGCTTGTGCGTGGAGATTTTCGGCTTGGAAGGACGGCAGAATCGCATTTGTCACCGGAGAGCTCGGCTTCAGCAAAGCCATGGGACCCGTTGGATGGTTTGCCGATGGACCTGGCAAATACACGTCGTTCTATGGTTCCCTTTCGGATGGCGGAAGCAAATAATAGCATCAGCCATCATCTGACGCCTGCAGCAGTCTGAGGCGATGTCGGTGGAGAACCATTCCATCGCGTTCTTCCGTTTTCCAAAAACAAAGGAGTACTCAATCATGCGCAAGTGGGTTTTGGTAACTGGTGCCGTTGTTCTTCAAATGGCTGCGACCGCACAGGCAGCGGATGTCTGGGGGCTTGACAGAGGCACTCCCGAACTGAAGTCTGCGACCTGTCTGGCGTTTGGGCCGGATGACATTCTTTTTGTCGGCGATGCGAAGGCGGCAACTGTTTACGCAATCGCGACCGGCAACAAGGAAGGTGACGCAGCAAAGGCCCAGATCAACATCCAGGATCTGGATGCCGCATTGTCAGAAACACTTGGCGCTACGACTGTCAAGGTCAACGATGTGGCTGTAAATCCGGATACGGGCTGTGCATTTCTGGCGGTGACGGCCGATGAAAAACCGTGCCTTGTTCAGGTTGATAGTGATGGTAAGCGTCTGACAAGGATGGACCTGAAAGACGTACGATGCGCCAAAGTCGACCTGGCGGATGCACCTGAAGACAAGGTTACCGGGGAGGGGCGTCGTGCGAGGAATAATCGTGGAGATTCCATTACAGACCTCGCTTATTTCGAAGGCAAGCTTCTGGTCTCTGGCTTGAGTTCTTCTCAGTCTCCATCGGCGTTGCGAGAGCTGAATTTTCCTTTCGCTGCTGCTGACAAGGGAATCAGCGTGGAAATCTACCATGCTGCTCACGGACGAAGCGAAGACTATGCCGCGATGCGAACTTTTGTTCCGATGATGATTGATGGCGAGCCTAACATTCTTGGCGCTTATGTCTGCACGCCATTGGTGCGAATTCCTGTGAAGGATTTGTCTGCGGCAGGCGACAAAGTCAAGGCAACCACTGTTGCAGAACTTGGCAATCGCAACCAGCCGCTTGACATGATCACGTACGAAAAGAATGGTCAGGAGTTTCTGTTACTCAGCAATAGTGCTCGCGGTGTCATGAAAATTACGACTGCCGGGCTCCGCAGCAACAAAGGACTGACAGAACCTGTCAAAGGCGGTGGAACGGCCGGACAGAGTTACGAAAGCGTTGACTCCTTCCAGGGAGTTGCTCAGATGGATAAGTTGAACGAGACATCCGCCCTGATCCTCGCTCAGGCAGAAAGCGGTAAGCTTTCTCTGAAAACGATTGCCCTTCCATAAGGCTTGTTTCAGGTCGCAACAGGGACAGCCAGCTTCATTCGGGTCTGCTTCGACAGTTGTCGAAGTGGCCTGACTGAAGCTTTTTTGTTGTTTTGCGCAACGGGGCTGATCCGGGCGGGCGAACCGCCAGGTCGTTGCCTGGTGGAAACACTTGTTGTCGCAAGTCATCAACAGGCGTCTTGGTGTCAAGAACATTGAGCGCAAGACCGTCTACTTCAGAATTGCTGTTGTCTGCTTCCTCGCCGGTTTTCTGTGTGAATGTGTCCCGGCAGAGGGCTGTTGTTCGTCCATCAGGATGAGTTCGCTGTCTGTTTGGGTCCGGTGATGGCATGGGTTGTGCAACGTTCGGCATTGTGGCACTTGTTCGCGATTGATGTTGCGAAATATCACCACACCAAATCTTACCCGTTGCGAGTGAACTGATGCCCATCTTAACTTCGCGCAGATTGTTCTACACGGCTGCGGCCATCGGCCTGTTGATCATTTCGTCACTAAATGCCTCGGGCATGGATGACAAAAGCACGGGCAACCAGCATGGGTTACGACGTGCTTCGTTGCGTGACCGATTGCAGGGGCTTGATTCCGGACTGTGGAAGACCGTTTTCGGCACAAGAAACGAAATATCTGATTCGTCCGATCAGGGCGGCGAAAGTACGGACGCGGATTCCACCGGGGAACCATCTGTTTCGATCGTGCTGCCCAATCCCGAACTGACTGAACAAACCACGGGACTGGCAGACCTGAGTACCGGGCAATTGCCCGCCGTATTAAAGAATGATTCAAACGCGACGGATCGTCTGGTGAACACTGCCATCAATGGCGAATCGGATGGTGGTAGTTCGGACGAGATTCCGATGAATAATCTGGAGATAGCGTCAACAACTCAGATGCAGGCCGATCCATTCGCGAATTATGGCGGGCCTTCGCTCACAACGCTTCTTGTTGCTTTTGTCGCTGTCATCGTTGTTGCAGGTGCGTTACTGTCGCCCAAGAAATGAGTTGTTTGCTACGACGGCACCGGGAAACTGTCCAGCATCGCTCGGATGATCTGACCAGCGCGGTGTCGATGTCCTTCCCGGATAGCACCTTTGCAGACAACACGGTGGGCGAGCACAGGAATGGCGACTTCTTTCACGTCGTCAGGGATAACGAAACTTCGTCCTTCCGCCATGGCGAGGGCCTGAGCAGCACGGTAAAACGTCAATGCCCCGCGGGTGCTGACACCCAGCACCAATTCGCTGTGATTGCGTGTCTTCGTCACCAGGTCGAGCATGTAATCGGCAACGGAATCTTCAACGGTGATGGCGGTGACGTCTTTTTGTAATGCGACCACTTGTTCGGCATCGACGACAGCCTGCAGAGTATCGACAGGCTGCCCTTCACGGTGTTGTGTCAGAATCTGTCGTTCCACGCTGCGTTCCGGGTAGCCCAGATCCAGACACATCATGAATCGGTCCAGTTGGTTTTCGGGCAAAGGATAAGTTCCCTCAAACTCAAACGGATTCTGAGTCGCGATGACTAAGAACGGCGTCCCGAGCTTATGGGTAACCCCTTCTATCGACGCCTGATTTTCACTCATCGCTTCCAGCAATGCGCTTTGAGTCCTGGGTGTCGTACGATTAATTTCGTCTGCAAGCAGGACGTTGGTAAAGACGGGACCGGGTCGGAATTCGAACTCACCAGTCCCTGGTCGGTAGACGTTGGCCCCCAGGATATCACTGGGAAGGAGATCCGGCGTAAACTGCAGACGACTGAACTGACAACCGAGGGTTTTTGCCAGCGCGCGGGCCAGCGACGTTTTTCCGAGCCCCGGCGCATCTTCCAGCAGAATATGGCCACCTGCCAGAAGTGCAACCACCGACAATTTAATCGTCTTTTCCTTGCCGAGTACCGCCGATTCAACATTCGCGCGGATCTTTCCAATCACTTCGTGGCCCACTCGGCTTTCCTCTCACTGATTGAGTTACAATTCTGTTCAAAACCGCTGAAGGGTAGAGTCTGACGGGATAAAGATGAACCCACACCACACTCATCTTTGACAAAGCGACCCACAGTTTTGACAAAGCGACCCACAGCTGCCGATTCCCTTCTGCGATACTCTCATACCTGCCCAACTCGTTGCTGCAGGACTGCAACCTGGTTGATGCAGATTCGACTGCCCGATTCAAATCTTCATGCTACCCTCAGAATTTCAACGCCGCCTTCATAAAAAGCTGGATTCGCTTACGGATGAACACCGTCTGCGCCCGCGCCGAACAGTAATCGCTCAGGATTCTACGACGTGCACTGTCGATGGCCAGATCTGTGTCAATTTTGCCTCCAACGATTATCTTGGCCTGGCGTTCCATCCCGAAACGACTGCCGCATTTGCCGAAGCTGCTGGGACGCAGGCCGGTTCGACAGCCAGCGCACTGGTCGCTGGTCGGACAGACTGGCATTGTCGCCTGGAAACCGAACTGCGCTGCTTTGAAGAGGCCGAAGGAGTCTTATTGTTTCCATCGGGGTTCGCTGCCAATCTCGGTACACTGACAAGTCTTGTCACTGCAAACGACGCGGTCTTCTGTGATCGCGACAATCACGCCAGCATCATCGATGGTTGTCGAGCCGCGGATGGCAGAATGTTTGTCTACCATCGAGACTCTCTTGACCATCTTGCTGCTTCCCTGGAACGCCGCCGAAACGAATACGACCAGCTGTTTATCGTCACGGATACTGTTTTCAGCATGGACGGTGTTCTTGCTCCGCTGCCCCGGTTGTGTGACATTGCGGAATCGACGGGAGCGGTCCTGATCGTTGACGAAGCCCATGGGACCGGCATCTTCGGGAGCCGGGGACAAGGTGTTTGCGAACTCATGGGGGTTCACAACCGTGTCCCCGTTCGCATCGGGACTCTCAGCAAAGCGGTCGGCGCGATGGGAGGATTTGTCGCGGGGGACAGCAACCTGATCGATGTTCTCTGGAATACGGCTCGTACCCAGTTTTTCAGCACGGCATTGCCGCCTGCGGTTTGTGCGGCCGCCGTGGCTTCTCTTCGGGTGATGCGGCGAGATCAGGATCGTCTCCGGCGACTGCACGATCGCTGCCAACTGGCTCGCCAGATTGTTGCGGATCGAGGGCTTGTGAGCATTGATGGCAGCCAGGGGCCAATTGTCCCCATTGTGACAGGGGCTGACGATTTGGCGGTAGAAGCCAGCCAGAAACTCATGAACGCGGGATTCTTCGTTCCGGCGATTCGACCTCCCACCGTGCCAACCGGGACAGCTCGCCTGCGAATGTCCATCAACTGCGAGCATTCTGAGTCTCAAATTGAACAGGCCGTCTCCGAAATCTGCAAAGCTGTGAACTGAGCCGTTCGCGTTTGCTGGAACCCGGCGTCGCGCCAACATACCCTCCGCCCGCCACCGGATTACCTTTCTCCACCGTTGGCTGAAAATCGGACACCTCTTTCAGTTTCGTTTGCCATTGAAACAGTGATTCCACGAAAACAGTGATTCCATGAATACTGATCGTTCGGTGCCAGCTACACTCCTCAGCTCTGATGAAGTTGATTCGACTCTTCGCGCTCGTGCGGCCCGCCGTGACGGCTTTGCGGATCAGTATCCTTTTGAATCCCACTGGTTCGCAACGGAAGGAAATGTGCAGCACTATGTGGACGAAGGCACCGGGCCAGTGCTGTTGATGGTCCACGGAAACCCCACCTGGAGCTTTGCCTGGCGGAGGCTGGTTTCGGAACTGTCACGCGATCATCGTGTCATCGCCATCGACCATCTTGGCTGTGGGTTTTCCGCAAAACCACAGAATCCAGATCTTTACACTCTGGACGGCCACATCCGCCGCCTTGCTTCTCTGGTTGAGGCGCTGGACCTTCAGAAGATCACACTGTTTGGTCATGACTGGGGTGGAGCCATCGGGATGGGATGTGCAGGTCGACTGGCCAGTCGGTTCAAACAGTTCGTGCTGATGAATACCGGGGCATTTCGAAGTCAGGCGATCCCATTTCGTATTTCTCTTTGCCGAATTCCGCTTCTCGGGCAAATCGGAGATCAGGCGTTCAATCTGTTTGCCCGGGCTGCTTTGACGATGGCGGTGGAGAGGCCACTGGAATCGCAGGCCCGCGCTGGAATGATTGCTCCGTATGATTCCTGGGCGAATCGAATTGCTGTGCATCAGTTTGTGCAGGACATTCCGCTCCATTCTTCTCATCGAAGCTACAGGACGCTGCTGGAAGTTGAGAACGGTTTAATGCAATTCGCCAGACATCCCATGTTGTTGATTTGGGGGATGAAGGACTGGTGTTTTACGCCGGCGTTCTACGATGAATTCCGCGAACGATTCCCGGACGCAGAGACGATGCCCATCGACGATGCGGGGCACTATGTTTTCGAAGACGCCTACGAACAAATGCTGCCACGTATCCGGACCTTTCTGGGAAGGTAGACTGTCGTTCCACAGGACAACAATCACTTCGATTTCTGGTGCCGTCTGTTTTGCGTCTGCATGGTGTGGTGAGTGGCTGTCGGGGCGGCGACGAGTACCGCATCGATGAATCTGCACCCTGCGTAAACGCTGATGTTGCTGTGCCACTCCGGTTTCCGGCTTGCGGTGTGAACTCACTGCGAAAATTGGTAACGCAAAAATCCACACTGTGTTGACGCGGCCTCCCCTGCCTTGTCCAATGCGGTTTCCCTCCAGCAGCGAAGGCTGATTTCGACAGTCTTCGCCCGTTCACAGGAACCCGCCCTGATGAAGTCTCGCCCTCGTGTCCTGGTTGCCGCGATCTTTCACGAAACGCATACGTTTCTGGAAGGCGTTACAAAGTGGTCGGATTTTCAGGTGATGATCGGGCAGCAAATGCTGTCGATTGCCGGCGACAGCAGTCCACTTGGAGGCGCGTTAGAGGCTGGTGATGAACTGGGTTGGGAGATTTGTCCTGCGCTGGCGGCGACGGCGTCCCCGAGCGCAATTGTTTCGGACGAAGTGTATCAGCTTTATCTGCAGCGTCTGTTGATGGCTCTGGAGATGCACCGGCAGCAGGGACCACTGGATGCTGTCTTTCTGGTGCTGCACGGGGCCATGGTTTGCGAATCGATTGAAGATGTCGAAGGGCAATTGCTGGAAGACCTCGCCGCGCATCTTGGACCGTTAGAGCTCCCTGTATTTGGTGTTTACGATCTGCATGCGAATTTCACGCAGCGAATGGCGCAATTTGCCGACTGTCTGGTGGCCTATCGTCAGAATCCTCATGCTGACGCGCGTGAATCTGCTGTCCGCGCGGTTCGATTGCTCGACGATTGTCTGAAAAGCAAGACCAGGCCTCGCATGCTGTTGTCTCAACCCAGCCTGATGTGGCCGCCCACGGGGACAGGAACAGCAACCGAGCCAATGGCGTCTCTGCTGGAAAAGGCTCGGCATCTGCAGCTTCGTTACCCGGAATTTCTCGAAGTCAATGTCAATGCGGGCTTCAGCTTTGCGGACACGCCTGAAACCGGAGTCAGTTTTTCGATTGCAACAACCGGCGACGATGCCTCCGCAGAATCAGCCCTGCAGGAATTGACCCAGATGGCTGTTGAGCTTGCAGAAAAAGGAAATGTCCTGGAACGACCCGTTGATAATGTGTTGGCAGAACTCCCCCGGGATCAAGCCGGTTTATTGGTTGTTGTCGAACCGTCGGACAATATCGGCGGCGGAGCTCCCGGCGATTGCACCGGCTTGCTGCGGGCATTTCTCAGGCACGGTTTCAGGAACACGGCCATCTGCATCAATGATCCGGAGGTTGTGGGTGCGTTACAAAAGCATACAACGGGAGATCAGATTCGGATCCAGCTGGGCGGTAAAGGAAGTCAACTTGATCCGGGCCCGGTCGAGCTGGAGGTGGTGCTGGTGAGCCTGCATGCGGGGAAATTTGAACTGGTGGACAAGCAAAGCCACCTCGCTTCGATGGTTGGCGATTTCTTCGATATGGGCGACTGTGCCGTTATCAGAGTGGAAGGTATTACCATCCTGGTCACGAGCAATAAGACACCGCCGATGGATCTTGGTCAATGGCTGCACGTGGGCCTGGATCCGTCCCGGTTCTCATTCGTTGGCGTCAAGGCTGCTGTCGCTCATCGAAAAGCGTGGGACACAATATCTGTGGGAAACGTCTGGGTCGGCACACCAGGGCCATGTTCGAGTGATCTGGCACAGTTGCCTTACCGCAGGATTCGACGGCCCATTTTTCCGTTAGACGACTGTCTGAAACCAGACTGTCTGAAGTCTGACTGATTCTTGCGGGACCACCCGATTGGTTTCACGCAACAGCCCAATCATTCGTCCCTTGGCTGCCGCAACTTATTCAACAACCAGTTTACGACGAACCGCAACCGAGGCACTGTTCTATGTCCGGCGACTCTAACGACAATCAGGTGCCGAGTCCGTATGTCTCTCCCCTGCCATCGGATCCTTCCACGCGGCCCACAGTGGTGCGTTATCAGATCGTTGCGATCAGTGTTCTGATGGCTTTTATTCTGTACCTCGATCGCATCTGTCTGGGAGAGATCGTAAAAACGGATGCCTTTATTGAAGACATGAATCTTCCGCCGGAAGAGGCGAAGAGTCGGATCGGCAGTATTCTGGGAGCCTTCTTTTTTACCTACGCCCTTTTTCAGGTGCCGGCAGGATGGATGAGTGATCGGCTGGGGGCGAGGAAGGTTCTGGCATTCTATATCTTCCTCTGGTCGCTGCTGACAGGTCTCACAGGATTTGTGGCGGGGACAGCCGGATTGTTGGTCATGCGTCTGGGTGTGGGTGTCGCTCAGGCTGGCGCGTACCCGACGAGCAGTGCGATTGTGCGACGCTGGGTACCACTGAATGGCCGGGGTCTGGCGAGTTCCCTTGTGTCATTTGGTGGCCGCCTCGGTGGAGCAGCCGCACCCTATCTGACCATGTTCTTGATTTTAACTGTCGGCGGGTGGCGGCAGACTCTCTGGATATA carries:
- a CDS encoding MoxR family ATPase, yielding MGHEVIGKIRANVESAVLGKEKTIKLSVVALLAGGHILLEDAPGLGKTSLARALAKTLGCQFSRLQFTPDLLPSDILGANVYRPGTGEFEFRPGPVFTNVLLADEINRTTPRTQSALLEAMSENQASIEGVTHKLGTPFLVIATQNPFEFEGTYPLPENQLDRFMMCLDLGYPERSVERQILTQHREGQPVDTLQAVVDAEQVVALQKDVTAITVEDSVADYMLDLVTKTRNHSELVLGVSTRGALTFYRAAQALAMAEGRSFVIPDDVKEVAIPVLAHRVVCKGAIREGHRHRAGQIIRAMLDSFPVPS
- a CDS encoding aminotransferase class I/II-fold pyridoxal phosphate-dependent enzyme, which gives rise to MLPSEFQRRLHKKLDSLTDEHRLRPRRTVIAQDSTTCTVDGQICVNFASNDYLGLAFHPETTAAFAEAAGTQAGSTASALVAGRTDWHCRLETELRCFEEAEGVLLFPSGFAANLGTLTSLVTANDAVFCDRDNHASIIDGCRAADGRMFVYHRDSLDHLAASLERRRNEYDQLFIVTDTVFSMDGVLAPLPRLCDIAESTGAVLIVDEAHGTGIFGSRGQGVCELMGVHNRVPVRIGTLSKAVGAMGGFVAGDSNLIDVLWNTARTQFFSTALPPAVCAAAVASLRVMRRDQDRLRRLHDRCQLARQIVADRGLVSIDGSQGPIVPIVTGADDLAVEASQKLMNAGFFVPAIRPPTVPTGTARLRMSINCEHSESQIEQAVSEICKAVN
- a CDS encoding M81 family metallopeptidase, translated to MKSRPRVLVAAIFHETHTFLEGVTKWSDFQVMIGQQMLSIAGDSSPLGGALEAGDELGWEICPALAATASPSAIVSDEVYQLYLQRLLMALEMHRQQGPLDAVFLVLHGAMVCESIEDVEGQLLEDLAAHLGPLELPVFGVYDLHANFTQRMAQFADCLVAYRQNPHADARESAVRAVRLLDDCLKSKTRPRMLLSQPSLMWPPTGTGTATEPMASLLEKARHLQLRYPEFLEVNVNAGFSFADTPETGVSFSIATTGDDASAESALQELTQMAVELAEKGNVLERPVDNVLAELPRDQAGLLVVVEPSDNIGGGAPGDCTGLLRAFLRHGFRNTAICINDPEVVGALQKHTTGDQIRIQLGGKGSQLDPGPVELEVVLVSLHAGKFELVDKQSHLASMVGDFFDMGDCAVIRVEGITILVTSNKTPPMDLGQWLHVGLDPSRFSFVGVKAAVAHRKAWDTISVGNVWVGTPGPCSSDLAQLPYRRIRRPIFPLDDCLKPDCLKSD
- a CDS encoding alpha/beta fold hydrolase codes for the protein MNTDRSVPATLLSSDEVDSTLRARAARRDGFADQYPFESHWFATEGNVQHYVDEGTGPVLLMVHGNPTWSFAWRRLVSELSRDHRVIAIDHLGCGFSAKPQNPDLYTLDGHIRRLASLVEALDLQKITLFGHDWGGAIGMGCAGRLASRFKQFVLMNTGAFRSQAIPFRISLCRIPLLGQIGDQAFNLFARAALTMAVERPLESQARAGMIAPYDSWANRIAVHQFVQDIPLHSSHRSYRTLLEVENGLMQFARHPMLLIWGMKDWCFTPAFYDEFRERFPDAETMPIDDAGHYVFEDAYEQMLPRIRTFLGR